In Zingiber officinale cultivar Zhangliang chromosome 1A, Zo_v1.1, whole genome shotgun sequence, the DNA window GGTGTGATATTTTGAAGACAAGAGACTTCATATTTCAGGTATGACaaataattaaatgataaattacTAATGAATGAATCCAGTGGGTGTTTTAGCAATGTCCTAACATGAATTCTGGAAAAGCCAGATATGGGACAGGTGGAGAAGGATGGTTGCAGAATGCATAGCACAACTAATGAAGATCGGGGAGATAACTTGGATGTGCAATCTCGACAATTTTAGAAGATCTGGATATGCAAAAAGGAGTTTGTTCAGTGAGTTCTGCATAACATGCTATTTCTGAAATGGTAACTACAACCTTTGAATTGCATAGAATATGGATAGAACACAAAGAAGAGGCTAGCTATCAAATGTTTGAATATTTGCACAACATGCGTTTACTGCAAATAtaatattcatggctcacgagcatatttaatgaatatatgactcacgagcttattcgagcttttatcaagtctaaacaaacttaataaatataaataataaatttaaatattcattaaaaactaaattatatatttagagaaaattataatattcttattaaaatttataattttattctaataaaaaaatttaatatatttgtctatatttttcataagtagagtgtaaaatttataaattcattaaacgagctcaaatgagattttatcgaatcgagattcgaatagctcatgagtgGCTTGGTTCATTAATACCTCTACATCTATGTAGTAAGTTCCTTGCTTTCAGTCAACTCTATATCATCTCGAAACCATGTACTAATGTATTAGTAGTCATATACACCTATATATACTATATATTTAGATGTAGGAGAGACCCTAATATCTATTATTTCTATGTTTGTGTATTATCTACCTAGAAAGAAAATTTTGGCCTTGTGGTGAAGATGATTTTGTATTCCAAAGGCAGTAGATTGGAATATGTAAATTTTTAGTTTAGTACAATGAATATAAAATGATACTTAATGTGTAATTTGAAACAACAAATTCTAACAAATGATGCTAGAGTAGTTTTCAACCGCATCAAATAAAATCAGAGATTGTAATCACAATATTCCCAACGCAAACCAGTTCAACCAAATATTCAGATCCTTTGCAAAGATAGCATGGATAATTGATTGTCTATCCTTCCCAGTCCCCATTTAATACATCTACATCAGGTGCTAGAATACCATGTATCACTCAACCAGATGCCTGAGTGAAACTTAAATTGTATTAGTGATGGTCATTATATTTCCACAAAAATAAGGGGAAAAAGTTAATGAGTGAGTTATGAGTGGTTAGCAATATGAACTACACTTGATAGTCATCCTCTTCAATTTAGCAAACCcgctaagagaaaaaaaaaggtttgaaccaccataacttatTGGCCATCAAGGTTTCAAGTCTTGATGAAACATTACAGCATCATTTAGTGCTAGTAGCATAATAAGATGTCAATCCATTGACTCTATAAATCAAATTCCATTTTGCAAATCAATGCCAATTGGCTCAGCAACAAAATCTAGTGCTCTGGAATGCACTTTTTTCATCATTTAAAACGTTTGACAAAAAGTAATCTTTGAGACGGATGAGCTGCTTTAGCATTAAAGATAGATGAAATTTGCACGCATTGCGACTTAGAGGTTGTACCAAAAGGATACAAAATGTGTCATGAGTTGAAACGCAGCTACAAGTAAGTTGATTATTTAAACGCATCACACAGAGAACGCATTACCTACAGTAGGTCAAATCTTCAAGCAGGTGGCGCGCTCTGCATCTCGACCGTCTTCTTCCATGCCGGCCGCGCTGATATCTCCTCCCACCACCTGGCCACGTTCTTCCTCGATTCGAACATCCCTCCCTTCCCACCCGCGTTGATGAAATGGGCATTAGGGAGGTGGGAGAGGTCGGCGAGCGAGAACTCGTCCCCTGCCAGGAACCGGCTCTCCCCGAGCCGACAGTCGTACACGTCGAGCACCTTCCCGAGCTTGTTCTCGTTCTTCTCGATCGTGGCCGGGTCCTGCGGCATCCCCATTCGGGGGGCGTAGGCGAGATAGAAAGCCAGGACCGAGCTCGGCGGGTTGAAGCTCTGGCTCTCGGCCTCCAGCCACTGCTCCACCAGCGCCCGCGCTGCCGGCCCGCCGCCCTTGCGACCGAGAAGGCTGGGGCCCCTGTCGGCGTACTTGTCGCAGATGTAACGGCAGATAGCTCTCGACTCTGCGCAGATCGAAATGCATCGACAAATTAAAGACGAGAAAGCATGAAATCGAGACAGGGGGGCAAAAAGAGACGAACCAAATAGAGACGTGTGCTCGTCCTGGAACGCCGGCACTTGACCGAATGGCTGTGGAGAACGGAATGCATTAGTAAGCGAAGGAGTGAGATGATGGGAGGGGAAAGGGATGCGAAAACCTGGATCTTGAGGAAGTCGGGGGACTTGTGCTGGCCTTTGGAGAGATCGACGTTGACGAGGTCGAAGTCGACGCCCTTCTCGAAGAGGCAGGCGAGGACTCTGCAGACGGCGGTGGACAAGGGAGGACCGAACACAGACACGGTTGCCATCTCTTCTCCCTGCAGCGCACTGGGGAATGGAGCGAGGAGTGGCTCAACTCAATTTTCTTATCTGCTTTGTCATCCGAATACTGCAAAATCTGACTTCGAATTTAAATAAATTCAACGGATTGATGAATTACTAgttaagatttatttatttaagttttgtttttttaaaaaatggaatCAAACCAACTCTATGCAGTTCGAATGAATAAGTTTATCTGCatccaatttttaaaattattaaatcacatATTTAATATCCATTTTATCTCTTCACATTTATCCAAATCAAATTGCTACAACATGTTTTTTAAtacataattttttcaaaaatactaatttatatttaaaaaattactgttctcaatatattacGTCAAATTTATGTTCGAGTATATTTGAGTGTATATAATCATAAGAATTAGACGAATACATAGGATATAATTTTGTATCATTCCaaactctctaggtctatcagtcaattttaaaaaaattagttaattGACCTAGAGGgctcagaatgacatgaaactagattTTATGTGTTTATCTAGTTcttctaattatatatatatctttaaaaatcaatttgttataatatattgagagcagtaattttttaacacgaataaaatttttaatcttaaaaaaaaaagttccAGTCGATTACGACATATAGAAATCGATTAAAGTTCATAATACAATGTAGCaaccaattaaattttttttaataattaaaaaattgactcatatttaaaaaatcattactctcaatatattatatCAAATGAATGTTTGAGAGCATGTATATAATCAAGATAATTAGACGAACACATATAAGATAATTAGACGAACACATATGACTTGGTTTCATGTTATTCCGAACTCTCTAAATCTATTAACAGGTTTCAACCAAAACTCGACTGATGGACATAGAGAACTTTAAATGACATGGAACCAGATTctatatgttcgtctagttctcttgattatgtATATACCCCCGAATATCAATTTGATacaatatattaagagtagtgATATTTAAACATAAATATGtctgaaaatttaaattaatattaaaaaaaatatttcattcaatatattgagtcaaattgatatttaagagcatttatataattagaaaaaactagacaaatacaaagaacatgatttcatatcattttgaGCTCTCTGGATCCATCTATCGATTTTGTTCAAAATCGGTTCAAAATcggttgatagacctagagagctcggaatgacatgaaactaggttttatgtgttcgtctagttctcctgattatattcttgctctcaaatatcaattgacatactatattgagagcaataattttttaacacgaatgtgtatgaaaaatttaattcatgttaaaaaaatatatgcaCTAAATATAGtaagtcaaattaatatttgagggtatgaatataatcaagagaattagatgaACATATAGGAGTTAGTTCCATGTCATTCCGAGTCTCTAGATCTATCAATCGATTTTAatcgattttgaccaaaatcggtagatggacctagagagcttagGATGATATGAAATCATGTTCTATGTGTTcctctagttctcctaattatatccatactcttaaatatcaatttgaaccAATATATTGAGTGgagtgatttttttaataaaaattagatttttcagacATATTTGTGTTCGAAAAATCACTGCTTTAAATATATTATGCCAAATTGATGTTTAATGGTATATATATAATCAGtagaactagatgaacacatagaATATAGTTGTTGTGGACATATTTGTTACATGTCATTCTGGGCTTTCTATGTCCATTAGttagttgttggtgcaattttccctaggttaaggttgatcaggttgactaagcttgagttgactcaaacttgagttttgatgtttgagttttaatGCTTGACATtgtatggagattacaggtgcaattatCCATATGGGATATTgacggtcaaaggttgaccaaaagagtcaagtaggtcaaggttgaccgaatactttactgagaagtcctaactggaggttaggtaagggcaagaccaacaggaaggttggaagaagaagaaaatccaagtgggttagtgttgactggacacttagtgtagaaagtcttggtgagtgaaactaggcggattggaaagtcctagtgagtgaagtcagacaactggaaagtcttagtgagtgaaaccaggtagttagaatgtcctggtgagtgaagctaggaaaattggaaagtcctagtgttaGATAGctagaaagccctagtgagtgaagttaggcagtgagaaaagttctggtgagtaaagccaggtgaaaagtcctagtgagtgaaactaggcagagggaatcctggtgagtgatgcaggtggtgaaaagccctagtgagtggagccaggcatgTGGAAATTCAGGTTGATTAAGACTGATTGGACAtctagtgtttggaagtccaagtggtttAATATTGACTAGACACTTAGCACCaggaggaaagtctaagtgggtcaaaggattgatcgaacacttgctgacgaagtcctagcaagtcaaggttgaccagatgctaggcattaAGGAGTCCTAACATGTTacagttgaccgaatgttggacaTACTGAACCCTAGACTTAAGTCGAGCAAGTTTcagttggtcaatcgatcaggtgatcgattgagtcagagcttaatcgatcagtggattaaTTGGGCAGTCCTTTTTGATGCGAGGAGCTCAATCAATTAGGTGATCGATTTAGAGGAAATTGTGTGAGTGCAACAAgcttcccaattgatcagttgatcgattgggctactccaatcgatcggttgaatGATTGGAGCAATTTTTCTAGCGAGGTTGAGAGGAAGGcagaattgattggtcaatctattCCAGGGTCTTCTACGAGAGCACAAAAGATATCTGGATCGATCTAgctgccccaatcgatcagctgaccaATTGGGATATGACTGTTGCACAAGTTACGAGCTTTGGATGGTTGGTCTTGCCTGGATCtgatgtgacaatcgattgggagtaagctcaattaattgggagccctagatcaTGAAAAATAAAGTTGTTGGTGAGGTTTAAATGCcacaactgtaacgacccgacccctcggccccttgggtggcccaactggcggcccatttggcggccccttggcgtcCTTTGGacggccacaatggcggcccaattggcgaccccttatgtcgtcgaccgacgaccctcgcctatgccgttactcactaggtcttcccaccccttgccagtggatttttgccttccccaggattcgaactctagatctccatgttaaatactagagtttatgaatcctggtagtcaAGTGAGCGTCACACACTTgcctaccaggattcataaactctagtatttaacctggagatctagagttcgaatcctagggaaggcaaaaatccactggccaggggtgggaagaccttgttgcccaagggaccgccaaggggccgccagttgggccacccaaggggccgggtcgttacaataaaaaggcgcctttttattgtaacgacccgacccctcgaccccttgggcggtcacactagcggcccaactggcggcccaaccttggtcccttgggcggccacaatggcggtccaactgacgaccccttatgtcgtcaaccgatgacccttcggccgtgccgttactcacaaggtcttcccacccctggctagtggatttttgccttccccaggattcgaactctagacctccaggataagtaatagagtttatgaatcctggtagccaagtgtgtgccctaaattgtcatgccccgggagagtccctgtccgaagaaatttcggcagcatctcccctgtacgagtgacaatctgaaacatatatacaatgccctcagggccacatatacctcggccaacacggccggaataataacaTTAAAGTAACTAAACAACCACGTAATTATATAtgtagcagcccactcggctatacTAAAatcaaaacacagcggaaaatgatagaaaaccaaatacaaaactgctagccggctaggcttacaccacatatCAACACAACACTCAGGAAACAAAACCCGGAACACAAaaccaaatacacacatatcatataccaagataaaaataaacaaaatgcggagactggtcttctaatgtgacgtggggaccgacaggtaggatactccaagcaactccataaacaaccaggtacttgaaaaagatagtgtccacgggggcgagttcaacaactcagcagataccagttgacatgttTAGTAAGCTATAACAtacagtaataactatggagtacagtctcatgGACAAAAgatggaaatgcacaatagaatagGCTGAAGAGaattgtactcaccagggcctcctatcagaatagtcaggtcgtcagatcgagagtatcataaatcttgtatgcatggcaaacatatgcatccatccaaatatagCATATAAGTGccacaaacacaatcagtaaatgcatatgatgccaattgtaacgcccgaaaattctcaaatacattttagaaatattccattatttttctagaattttagaatatttttgtgaaatttttggagtagtagaagtagcaaaattaaataaaaacataaaacagtctaagcgggaattgaacccgcaacctatggactctatgacttatggggtgactctagtaaccaaggggccccagcaggggtgtgctgaaagaagaggagagaaattatatttataatttagttgggtcgtattaatcacttaatataaatagggaagttaaGTGGGGTTTTATTATTTGATCGACAACTTTCCTCATCTTCACCCTCACACatcgccctctctcttctcccgcaCCTTCTCAGCACGCCAAGCCCaagaaaacctagggttccatccctagggtcgtaggagcaccttccggcgacaactccggcacgaggacgctcccctccgcgagaagaacgcgtagacgtaagaggatcgccgaagagatcttcttctccggaaacctagcgatcggaattgtaagaaatctagcgcaggaagtaagtaacccctcacctgcattataagtagctaatcgtatgcTTTTATGTTCTTAGTTCACATTTATGTCTTAGTGCAGCCACATGCAGAGATaaagcacaccaggtgctcgataaaatgactagtatagttatatgctacagtaggcattttaataactcagttaaatgccatagatgcaatttaaatagcatacatagtcttgcttcaatttatatgggactacggtccaatgggtgggctcccatagtcgcctctaggttcagataacctatctctaggttcagataacctagtaagagcaagataagataaattagattatgaacagtattttacttttatcagtgacactgtactggaatCTCAGTtctccttgggttgggctcccatagtcgtccctaggtttagataacctagtaaaccctactagattcgggactagctacctcgggtctagttagggatgcacgcatagcaagtatagttgtcgggcccatcagcagcatgattattatttttatctatttatgaaaatagctttcaaacttcacaaactggatatgtgaatacagctcagtttcagtttagttttcttattgatataacaaatagctttatgttcagtctttgattgccatgacttgtatgtccatatgccatgttttagcattttcagcatgatcatcagcatgtatttcgaatagcatcttttaaaagcatgatttcttcgaatgcatgttttgtgaggtagatggttcttactaagctcccaagcttatagtttcattttccttatactgcagataaaggtaaagggaagatggattagcagaggctggagggcaatgtgacAAGatatgtgtgagaaggaacttggaataaagactcttggggattagcccatctaaagacttagtatttctaATCTTGTTAcctttctgcacttttaggatgttaagtatcatggATTGTGAAGGTAGGCACTATGTTATGCTTAGACTGCTAATTGTCTTGATAATAGATAGTAAAATGTGAGTAATGTTATGCCTAGTAGTATTGTTTAAGCTTTTAGTGAGTTTTCTGAAAGTTCTGTATGAATTCAGGTGGAATTTCTGAAAAATTAGAACccgatcgatcagtagatcgattgaggagtcctcaatcgatcagccgatcgattggaagaaatcccCGCGTATAGAACGCtattgagtcgatcagctgatcgattgaggagccctcaatcgaccagtcgatcgattgggacgcaacTTCCGCGTACAgcaagctgatgaatcgatcagctgatcgattagccatggatcgatcaaccgatcgatcaggAAGTAATTCCCGCAAACAgaaagctgttgaatcgatcattggatcgattggtcaaactggatcgatcggccgattgattcagaaggtcttccgtgcacagtagcacgttgaatcgatcagtggatcgattgatctattccaatcgattgagtcccgacctcaatcgattggagaaaCCTGATTTCGGCTGGGAACATCTGATTTCAGTCTCTTGACTATATGGAGAGTTTAGATTCCATTCTTTAGTGTATGTACAACCAAGACAAGGTATTTTGAACACAAGTTATAGATTTTACtagtcattagcagagtgagattttaattagtacagctttccgcactttatagttcagtttagcaaaatgtaacccccggccttacagcctagtcagtagaaggcgggtcattacagagtggtatcagagtaagttccatacttcctccacacacacatcggcattgaacctacagcttctaagtaagaatacctcaacttatttatgtttcttgctttcatgtttatagataactaaagtatgttcatatatgatagcatctaacaagataatagtagttatgtaaacatgattgtattagttatgtatgtcctcttttCCCTagaaaatggcacgaggacgcccagctagaagggcaccagctactgagccccagcatgaggcaggcagctcagtgcctcccccagaccttacagaggtagtggctcggttacagaagcaactagctaaacaacaacaggagatagccaccctaagggctaatcagcagaacactcccactgccactccggaacctaacttagcaaccccagtagtgatagaggttccaccagtccaacctacaacaCCAATAGCCCCATCaacaggggcaaggagagaagtctatctgatccagtggcaaaaaatcaaaccagagaacttcttaggcaccagtgaaccataggatgcccaagcctggttcaaaacactggagagtacgatggagcttctggactggccagagtatgaaaaggtgaaatgtgccttcttctgcctggcaggagacgcacgtatgttgTGGGAGAGGATTAAGGtgaagcacccagtgaaccagatgacatgggccgacttacagagagaattctttgaagagttctttcacatgcgggtcacaaaccaccactacgacgagttcactgaatttcgtcagggcaacctttcagttgaggaggccgtgaagaaatttaacagactggctcgtctatgccctgaactagtcagcactgaaagagaacgagtccggttgatgctcaaaatgctaaggccagaAATCGCACTGAACGTGGCCAGCAGCGTCCGTAGGccacaaaccactgaagaactggtaagtagtgctctgatcaccgagcattaccagaacaacatcaagcagcagaagcaagccttctcagagtccaaaggccaaggaggctcaggtacttagaaacaccagggccacagctctaattagaaagggaactccagtaacaaatgtaaaccagggagttacccaaaagaaggaccagctagtaaatagcctagctatcccaagtgttctacttgtgggaaattccaccccggagtttgtcgcaagggcacacgaggatgcttcgaatgtggccaggaagggcatatgactaagcaatgcccgaacaagaccaattTTCCcctaccacagccgattcagtacggagacaaaccagcccagttgcaccagatgcaggctgctttagatggtccacacatcagccaaggtAGACTAGAAGCCTCCTCAACCacaacgaacgcgaggatctactcactcaccagagaggatgtagcgaatgcctcgacagttgttacaggtcagataagtattttacagcaaagtgcaactgtcttattcgattctggggtaacccattcttatatatccaggacattcgcctaaaagttggcaatatctccagaggtactcagtggtcagttcttgacaacactaccttcaggagaaattatggcatccacgcactggctccgagcagtgccagtcattatagcagacagagagctttttggtgatctgatagtgctagatatagctgactacgatgtcatcttgggaatggactttctgatcaagtacggtgcctccatagagtgtcgtaaacagaaagttgtattccaacccgaagtaggagtgcagtttgggtacatcagagaaccaaagagaaaggccaagaagtttctctcagctctgaaagcacagaaactactggattcaggatgtacaggattcttagcacatatagtcagtaccagtcagaacaaggaccaaaagctagaagaggtccgagttgtatgtgactacccagcagtcttccctgagtaGTTACTGGGCCTAGCACCTgacagagagattgaatttgagatagaactcatccccggtaTGAATCCCatctctaaagcaccctaccgcatggctccagccgaactgaaggaacttcaggatcaactgcaggagctgcttgacaagggtttcgtacgccctagtcactcaccatggggagctcctgtattgttcgtgaagaagaaggacgagagcatgcgcctgtgtatagactaccgggcactaaatcAAGTCacaattaagaacaggtatcctcttcccaggatagatgacctgtttgatcagctgaagggagtagcagtgttctctaaaatagacctcagatcaggatatcaccaggtgagagttaaagagggtgatatacccaagacaactttcaggatcagatacggacattatgagttcgtagtcatgccctttggcgtgacaaatgctccagctactttcatggacctcatgaacagagtattcagagaatacttagataagtttgttattgtctttatcgacgacattcttatctattccaaaactcaggaagaacacgcagagcacctaaagatagtactacagacccttcagcagaaccagctgtacgctaagttcacgaaatgtgaattctggcttgatcaggtatcctttctgggtcacatcatctccaaggatggtgtcatggtagacgcCAGTAAGATAAaggctgtaagtaactggaaaagacctaagaacgctagtgaaattagaagctttctgggactagcaggctattacagaaaatttgtagaggatttctccaagatagcctccccactgacagctctcaccaggaagaacagaaaatttcagtggacagaggattgtgagaacagcttcatagagctaaaaagaagactgaccagtgctcccattctgactctgctaGAAAACaccgacagctttgatatttatagtgatgcttctaaattgggactaggagcagtactgatgtaaaatggcagggtgatcgcctatgcctccagacaactcaaggattatgagaggaactaccctactcatgaccttaagcttgcagcagttgtcttcgccctcaaaatttggagacattacttatttggagctcagtgtagagtgtatacagatcatcagagtctaaagtacttcttcacccagaaggatctaaatatgcgacagcgtagatggctcgagctggtcaaagactatcacatagacatcctctaccacctaggaaaagccaataaggtggcagacgcacttagcaggaagtccagtgccaccttactatccctagcagccatgtcaccgcccatACAGAAGGAAATTatagatttcagtctcgaacttatagttggacagctctctactatgaccttagcatctaccttgcttggtgacatccagacagctcagggtcaggaccctgaaattcagaaaatcaagcaagggttagcagaatcaaaaagtggagagttcagaatatccgaTAGTGGAGtactgtattttggtgacagactatgcgttccggatcaggaggaactacgaaggaagatcctagaggaggctcacaggactccttatgcgatgcatcctggttccactaagatgtaccaagacctaaagaaacgtttttggtggcctggaatgaagagaaacatcgctagatatgtcagtacctgtctgactgccagagggttaaggcagaacaccagagaccaggaggagttttgcagcctattcagattctagaatggaagtgggaggatatttctatggatttcatagtgggactacccaaaaccacgaatggttttgatgtcatctgggtaatagtcgacagattgactaaatcagtccacttcttagctatcaggatatcctactccatggaacagctggcTCAGTTggatctcaaggagattgtcagactgcatggagtcccacggaccattatatcagacagagatagtagattcacgtcacacttctgggagtgtgtacagtcaacattgggcaccaggttaaagtttagcacagctttccatcctcagacagatggtcagacggagcgagtaaatcaggtactcgaggatatgctccgagcatatgctccgagcatgtgccctagacttcaagggaagttggtg includes these proteins:
- the LOC122008984 gene encoding glutathione S-transferase-like, yielding MATVSVFGPPLSTAVCRVLACLFEKGVDFDLVNVDLSKGQHKSPDFLKIQPFGQVPAFQDEHTSLFESRAICRYICDKYADRGPSLLGRKGGGPAARALVEQWLEAESQSFNPPSSVLAFYLAYAPRMGMPQDPATIEKNENKLGKVLDVYDCRLGESRFLAGDEFSLADLSHLPNAHFINAGGKGGMFESRKNVARWWEEISARPAWKKTVEMQSAPPA